One segment of Vibrio mimicus DNA contains the following:
- the iutA gene encoding IutA-like xeno-aerobactin receptor produces MKAKKGNLLKSTPLSLSAAAIAVTSALLTTPVVAEEQTMFDEMVVVSSRTPKAISDIPGTVWYIDSEQIEQEYRGGKTLGEILASAIPSLDVSSGARTNYGQNLRGRKMLVMIDGVSLESSRQISRHMDSIDPFNIERIEVLSGATSIYGAGASGGVINIITKKATSQELELESYVGATSGFNSSEDVDYKVGQSISGGNDKVQARASVVYTETQGFFDANGDIVTPDISQGSLQFNQTVDLMTTVGVNISETQKLNLLAQYYDSQQDSPYGLYIVNNKFVDVRNGFDSDREHGTERMMLSASYVNDEFLNHQLIAEASYRKEDQTYTPYYQSSGQQITDVISLKAALAKNFDKLNLVYGIDAYQDQLDSNQALYDKTIANNSGNLINRTYAQVGRYPGIKVGSVAGFVQAGYDITDDWSVEGGFRYQHMVNKIDDFVGYQQQKNIAEGKGTSADAVPGGETDYNVGLFNLGTLYHLNNDSQVWANFSQGFDLADPAKYYGQGNYKLVGSHWTLQDSINVDSSKMSGIKTNSFELGYRLEKDSLNLQTAAYYSTSDKSVSYNKKTLLIEEVEDKKRVYGLEAMASYWVHTNVQLGASGHYVVSKVKGDKGWEDMTAGEASTSKASAWAGWYDVDLAVKLQSQTMFDYKDSAQNKLDGYTIFDLVGSYQLPVGSLGFGVLNLFDHDYTTIWGQRAQIVYSAHYDAAAYDYKGRGRTYTLNYQVKF; encoded by the coding sequence ATGAAAGCTAAAAAAGGAAATTTGCTCAAGTCTACCCCTCTGTCACTGTCAGCGGCTGCGATTGCCGTCACCAGTGCCCTCCTTACCACTCCTGTGGTTGCAGAAGAGCAGACCATGTTTGACGAAATGGTGGTGGTTTCAAGCCGCACCCCGAAAGCGATCAGTGATATCCCTGGAACGGTTTGGTACATCGATTCAGAGCAGATTGAGCAAGAATATCGTGGTGGTAAAACGCTAGGCGAGATCCTCGCATCCGCGATTCCATCACTGGATGTCAGCTCAGGCGCACGGACCAACTACGGCCAAAATCTGCGTGGACGAAAAATGCTGGTGATGATCGATGGCGTATCCCTCGAATCTTCGCGTCAAATCAGTCGCCATATGGACTCTATCGACCCGTTTAACATTGAACGTATCGAAGTGCTTTCTGGTGCCACCTCTATCTACGGTGCGGGCGCATCGGGCGGTGTCATCAACATCATCACCAAGAAAGCGACAAGCCAAGAACTCGAATTGGAATCTTACGTCGGCGCAACGTCTGGTTTTAATTCTAGCGAAGATGTTGACTACAAAGTCGGCCAATCCATCTCAGGCGGCAACGATAAAGTTCAAGCTCGCGCTTCTGTGGTGTACACCGAAACCCAAGGTTTCTTTGATGCCAACGGCGATATCGTCACACCCGACATTTCACAAGGATCTCTACAATTCAACCAAACCGTTGATTTGATGACGACTGTGGGTGTGAATATTTCTGAAACCCAAAAACTCAACCTGTTGGCGCAATACTATGATAGCCAGCAAGATTCCCCTTACGGCCTTTACATCGTTAATAACAAGTTTGTGGATGTGAGAAACGGCTTTGACTCAGACCGCGAACACGGCACGGAACGTATGATGCTGAGTGCGTCTTACGTCAATGATGAGTTCTTGAATCACCAACTGATTGCAGAAGCCTCCTACCGTAAAGAAGATCAAACTTATACCCCTTACTACCAGTCTTCTGGCCAGCAGATCACGGATGTCATCTCACTCAAGGCCGCTCTGGCAAAGAATTTTGACAAACTGAATCTGGTGTATGGGATTGATGCTTATCAAGATCAGTTAGACAGCAACCAAGCCCTGTATGACAAAACCATCGCCAACAACTCAGGAAACCTCATCAACCGTACTTACGCGCAAGTGGGCCGTTACCCAGGGATTAAAGTAGGTTCTGTCGCCGGCTTTGTTCAAGCAGGTTACGACATCACTGACGACTGGTCAGTGGAAGGAGGTTTCCGTTACCAACACATGGTCAATAAAATTGATGACTTCGTAGGCTACCAGCAGCAGAAAAACATTGCTGAAGGTAAAGGGACTTCTGCCGATGCCGTACCGGGAGGAGAAACTGACTACAACGTGGGTCTGTTCAACTTAGGCACGCTATATCATCTCAATAATGACTCGCAAGTGTGGGCTAACTTCTCACAAGGTTTCGATCTGGCTGACCCTGCGAAATACTACGGCCAAGGCAACTATAAACTGGTCGGCAGCCATTGGACGTTGCAAGACAGCATCAATGTCGACAGCTCTAAGATGTCAGGCATTAAAACCAACAGCTTTGAGCTAGGTTATCGCTTAGAGAAAGACAGCCTCAACCTGCAAACTGCAGCCTACTATTCCACCTCGGATAAATCCGTTTCTTACAACAAGAAAACTTTATTGATTGAAGAAGTGGAAGATAAGAAACGCGTTTACGGCCTTGAGGCTATGGCGTCTTACTGGGTACACACCAACGTTCAATTGGGTGCATCAGGCCACTACGTGGTCTCGAAAGTCAAAGGCGATAAAGGCTGGGAAGATATGACTGCCGGCGAAGCCAGCACATCAAAAGCCAGTGCTTGGGCGGGTTGGTATGATGTGGATCTGGCGGTTAAGTTACAGAGCCAAACCATGTTTGACTACAAAGATAGCGCACAAAACAAATTGGACGGTTATACCATCTTTGACTTAGTCGGTAGCTATCAATTGCCAGTGGGCAGTCTCGGTTTTGGTGTACTCAACCTGTTTGACCACGACTACACCACCATTTGGGGTCAACGTGCGCAGATCGTTTATTCTGCTCACTACGATGCTGCGGCGTATGACTACAAAGGCCGTGGCCGTACTTATACCCTAAACTACCAAGTAAAATTCTAA
- a CDS encoding lysine N(6)-hydroxylase/L-ornithine N(5)-oxygenase family protein, which produces MEHTNNAKLDFAGIGVGPFNLSIAALLADKAQISARFFESRDHFSWHPGLLLDNTHMQTMFLKDLVSAVHPESRYSFISYLVKNKKFYRFLSAELKCISRHEFSDYLAWVAHQLDNVQFSTRVEQVEYTGNAFTLHTNQGTYQAKNLCIGTGKVPSVPECAKAHLGDRVFHAADVGLQERNLTGKRVLIIGGGQSGADIFINALQQKWGKPKSLDWLSRRANYQPLDEAAFTNEFFAPDYVDAFVHLSPSIKCKEVANQKLTSDGVTQKALLTIYQELYHRFDVLKEDKWVRLLPHRTLTQMSAQGSAFKLTASNALGQCLETYEADIVILATGFEAPYPACLNTILPLLDLDEHNRYQMTPDFELKWEGQQRNKIFAVNAGMHSHGIAEPQLSLMAWRSARIINRLAGQPLFDVDAGKGMIDWLSPSAIAKKLVA; this is translated from the coding sequence ATGGAACACACTAACAACGCCAAACTTGATTTCGCCGGCATCGGCGTAGGCCCTTTCAACCTTAGCATTGCTGCTTTGTTGGCCGATAAAGCGCAAATTTCCGCACGCTTCTTTGAAAGCCGTGACCATTTTTCTTGGCACCCAGGGTTACTGCTTGATAACACCCACATGCAAACCATGTTTTTGAAGGACTTGGTGAGCGCGGTGCATCCAGAAAGTCGCTACTCCTTCATCTCTTATCTGGTGAAGAACAAAAAGTTTTACCGTTTCTTGTCCGCTGAGCTCAAATGCATCAGCCGTCACGAGTTTTCGGACTACCTCGCTTGGGTAGCTCATCAGTTGGATAACGTTCAGTTTTCAACCCGAGTTGAACAGGTGGAATACACAGGCAACGCGTTTACGCTGCACACTAATCAAGGCACCTACCAAGCGAAAAATCTCTGCATCGGCACAGGCAAGGTTCCTTCCGTACCTGAATGCGCCAAAGCACACCTTGGTGATCGAGTATTCCACGCCGCAGACGTGGGGCTGCAAGAGCGAAACCTCACGGGTAAACGTGTGCTGATCATCGGTGGCGGGCAAAGCGGCGCAGATATTTTCATTAACGCTTTGCAGCAGAAATGGGGCAAACCCAAGTCACTCGACTGGTTGTCTCGCCGCGCCAACTATCAGCCGCTCGATGAAGCCGCGTTTACCAATGAATTTTTCGCGCCCGATTACGTGGATGCTTTCGTTCATTTGTCGCCGAGCATCAAATGTAAAGAGGTGGCAAACCAGAAACTGACCTCGGATGGCGTAACACAAAAAGCCTTGTTAACCATTTACCAAGAGCTTTACCACCGATTCGATGTGCTCAAAGAAGACAAATGGGTAAGGCTGCTACCACACCGCACCTTAACTCAAATGAGTGCACAAGGCAGTGCGTTCAAGCTGACCGCCAGCAATGCACTGGGGCAGTGTTTAGAAACGTACGAAGCAGACATCGTCATTTTAGCGACGGGCTTTGAAGCACCCTATCCCGCTTGTTTGAACACCATTCTACCGCTGCTCGATCTTGATGAGCACAACCGTTACCAAATGACGCCTGACTTTGAGCTGAAGTGGGAGGGACAACAACGTAACAAGATCTTCGCCGTGAATGCCGGGATGCATAGCCACGGGATTGCCGAGCCACAACTTAGCCTAATGGCGTGGCGCAGCGCCCGCATCATCAATCGCCTTGCGGGGCAACCTCTTTTCGATGTTGATGCAGGCAAAGGAATGATTGATTGGTTATCCCCTAGCGCCATAGCGAAGAAGTTGGTTGCTTAA
- a CDS encoding IucA/IucC family protein has translation MEQLALHRYWAVANQKMVGKILSEFAYEQAFQFEPTAQDYQLNLDNGTRYCFAGEENIWGQVMIDPTSITRHADIETEQPISAALLMRDLQPLLKMPDDAFAEHLEDLNATLLGDCKLMQRKQAMTARDLAMLPCEQQQTYFDGHPKFVFNKGRRGWGSDDLKRYAPEAERAFQLGWVAVHHSILQLATNDEVTWQALLQSAITPDEIKQMDSLLASYQLELHDYRYVPVHPWQWSNKLALLFVREIATKQLVYLGEFGDHFLPQLSLRTLSNVTRPASYDIKLPLTVMNTSCYRGIPGRYILAGPTASDWIDQVFKSDPLLIAKQAEVLQEPAAAFAAQADYALLPNAPYRYHELLGVIWRESAASKLKAGERAILMAALMESDNQGQPLIAEYVQASGLTLEAWLSKLFDAVVIPYYHLLCKYGVSLIAHGQNVTLVLEDHAPKRILLKDFQGDMRLVSSDYPEQASLADSVKKVTVRLPEHLIIHDLQTGHFVTTLRFISPLVAKLGFSEPQFYRLLGEQLQAYMAAHQEYQPRFEQFDLFKPRILRIGLNLAKFRHNTDASASRMLPDMDDMLDNPLTKALEYQG, from the coding sequence ATGGAACAGTTAGCGCTACATCGTTACTGGGCAGTCGCCAATCAGAAGATGGTGGGCAAAATCCTCAGTGAGTTCGCTTACGAGCAAGCGTTTCAATTTGAGCCAACCGCACAGGATTATCAGCTCAACTTAGACAATGGCACGCGTTATTGCTTTGCTGGCGAAGAGAATATTTGGGGGCAGGTCATGATTGACCCAACTTCCATTACTCGCCATGCCGACATCGAGACGGAGCAGCCGATTTCTGCGGCGCTATTGATGCGCGATCTGCAACCTCTGCTCAAGATGCCGGATGACGCTTTCGCCGAACATCTCGAAGATCTCAATGCCACCTTACTCGGTGATTGCAAGCTGATGCAGCGCAAGCAAGCCATGACGGCGCGAGATCTGGCCATGCTGCCATGCGAGCAACAGCAAACCTACTTTGATGGGCATCCGAAATTTGTGTTCAACAAAGGCCGCCGCGGTTGGGGCAGTGATGATTTAAAGCGGTATGCACCAGAAGCGGAACGCGCTTTCCAACTGGGTTGGGTCGCGGTTCATCACTCGATTTTGCAGCTCGCCACCAACGATGAAGTCACATGGCAAGCCTTACTGCAAAGCGCCATCACGCCCGATGAAATCAAGCAGATGGACAGTTTGTTGGCTTCCTATCAGCTTGAACTGCATGATTATCGTTATGTTCCGGTTCATCCTTGGCAGTGGAGCAATAAACTGGCCCTGCTGTTTGTACGTGAAATCGCGACTAAGCAGTTAGTATATTTAGGTGAGTTTGGTGATCACTTCTTGCCTCAACTGTCACTGCGTACCTTAAGCAATGTCACTCGTCCTGCGAGTTACGACATCAAATTGCCGCTCACGGTAATGAACACCTCCTGCTACCGAGGGATTCCGGGGCGCTACATTTTGGCCGGCCCTACGGCTTCTGACTGGATCGATCAGGTCTTTAAATCTGATCCCCTGCTGATCGCAAAACAGGCCGAAGTGTTGCAAGAACCCGCAGCCGCCTTCGCCGCCCAAGCGGACTACGCTCTGCTGCCTAATGCTCCATACCGCTACCACGAACTGCTCGGTGTGATTTGGCGTGAATCGGCGGCTTCCAAATTAAAAGCCGGTGAACGCGCCATCTTAATGGCGGCGCTGATGGAAAGTGACAATCAAGGTCAACCGCTGATTGCGGAATACGTCCAAGCCTCAGGGTTAACCCTCGAAGCTTGGCTCAGCAAACTGTTTGATGCGGTGGTCATCCCCTATTACCACCTGCTGTGTAAATACGGTGTCTCGCTGATTGCGCATGGGCAGAATGTCACTTTAGTGCTGGAAGACCACGCCCCGAAACGCATTCTGCTCAAGGATTTCCAAGGCGATATGCGCTTAGTCAGCAGCGACTATCCAGAACAAGCATCACTGGCTGACAGCGTGAAAAAAGTCACTGTTCGCTTGCCCGAGCACCTGATTATTCATGATTTACAAACCGGACATTTTGTTACCACGTTGCGCTTTATTTCGCCCTTAGTGGCTAAATTAGGCTTCTCCGAGCCGCAGTTTTACCGCCTGCTCGGGGAGCAGCTACAAGCTTACATGGCCGCCCATCAAGAGTACCAACCAAGGTTTGAACAATTTGATCTGTTTAAGCCGAGAATTTTACGCATCGGACTGAACTTAGCCAAATTTCGCCATAACACCGATGCCAGCGCATCAAGAATGCTGCCGGACATGGATGACATGCTCGACAACCCATTGACCAAAGCACTGGAATACCAAGGCTAA
- a CDS encoding GNAT family N-acetyltransferase produces the protein MSKFNTFIFSTDPQPIIELTLQASDLICSDITPQLIREMDLLFSQDKQIDALKVVARDPEIQTWIEQLLPLIDQKVSRCVFYQLPLAWHQHKPSSSFPLQLIQSNNQFRHHPLRPPMPQGQVYQRYDVDAELNVSFRVIELDKDLQRFTRWMNDPRVAHFWEQAWSEEKLAEFLEQRLADPHIIPLIGEFNGEPFGYVEAYWVAEDRLSPYYAVENYDRGIHLLVGEQAFRGPKFFNAWMRAISHYLFIDDVRTNRVVLEPRSDNERLFNRILPLGYRKCFEFNFPHKRSALLMLTREQFFAERW, from the coding sequence ATGTCTAAGTTCAATACCTTTATTTTTAGCACCGATCCACAGCCGATTATTGAGTTAACCCTACAGGCTAGCGATCTAATATGCTCTGACATCACACCACAGCTAATACGCGAAATGGATCTGCTGTTTAGCCAAGATAAACAGATTGATGCGCTGAAAGTGGTGGCTCGTGACCCTGAGATTCAAACCTGGATTGAGCAACTCTTACCTTTGATTGACCAAAAGGTATCTCGCTGCGTTTTTTACCAATTGCCACTCGCTTGGCACCAACACAAACCGTCAAGCAGTTTCCCACTGCAGCTTATTCAGTCCAACAACCAATTCCGCCATCACCCTTTACGTCCGCCTATGCCGCAAGGCCAGGTGTACCAAAGATATGATGTTGATGCCGAGCTGAACGTCAGTTTCCGAGTGATTGAGCTGGATAAAGATCTGCAACGCTTCACACGCTGGATGAACGACCCTCGCGTGGCGCATTTTTGGGAACAAGCATGGAGTGAAGAAAAACTCGCCGAATTTCTTGAGCAGCGCCTCGCTGATCCACACATCATTCCGCTGATTGGCGAATTTAACGGTGAACCATTTGGTTATGTGGAAGCCTATTGGGTTGCCGAAGATCGACTCAGCCCGTACTACGCGGTAGAGAATTATGACCGTGGTATCCATTTGCTCGTTGGCGAGCAAGCCTTCCGCGGCCCTAAATTTTTCAACGCTTGGATGCGCGCCATCAGCCACTACTTGTTTATTGACGATGTTCGCACCAACCGCGTTGTGCTTGAGCCTCGTTCTGACAATGAACGCTTATTTAATCGCATCTTGCCACTGGGTTACCGCAAGTGTTTTGAGTTCAACTTCCCCCATAAACGCTCGGCATTGTTGATGCTGACCCGTGAGCAATTTTTTGCGGAGCGGTGGTAA
- a CDS encoding IucA/IucC family protein, with amino-acid sequence MHRNNERINLEKSNNWTNTNEPSIACFLNSLARESQSVQLLYGEDGKPVYRIPLANSDAITIPLSYFSSLGSHEYYLPALLQTQDGVKTLSVEQLIEHIVNEPALVGMVSEAQKAIFTKRVLESHRNTLQAVEHSPYQQQLFTEQLDFKTAEQGLLIGHSFHPAPKSREQFSLSDAKLYSPELGGQFKLFWLSVEQSLLTSGSSAGVDFNQRFAALIAHEPALVDALQNAQQQGHGLLPVHPWQWHVMAENPSIKGYIATKQIKNLGQLGATWYPTSSTRSLYAPGLPYMLKFSLSVKLTNSIRNLSLKEVIRGTRLNDLFQHPQLAQQLGNGQGFQLMQEPAYIGLKDLNGKIIDESLVAFRDNPLMDNPAEEAVVLATLTQQNPYGGSSLVAARIQHYATQHHLSASQAANLWFDAYCRHAVVPLFHLQANLGIVFLAHQQNIVMQLEQGFPVGMYYRDCQGTGYTDLAFKLFGEQLGDQKEALENYWNQDKVRRYFAYYLIINSTFNLISAICANLDVEESELIEILYHNLNALLQSGVKDDLCLRYVLTSEALCCKGNFFCYLQNFNENSIPDPAVIYFDLPNPLARIEEIAHV; translated from the coding sequence ATGCATCGCAATAACGAGCGGATTAACCTCGAAAAATCAAATAATTGGACTAACACAAATGAGCCTTCAATCGCGTGTTTCCTCAATTCATTAGCCCGTGAAAGCCAATCAGTACAGCTGTTGTATGGGGAGGATGGTAAACCGGTTTATCGGATCCCTCTGGCAAACTCAGACGCCATCACTATCCCTCTCAGTTATTTTTCCTCTCTAGGGAGTCATGAATATTACCTACCTGCTCTTTTGCAGACGCAAGACGGTGTGAAAACACTGAGTGTCGAGCAGCTGATTGAACACATAGTGAACGAACCTGCACTTGTTGGCATGGTCAGTGAAGCGCAAAAAGCCATTTTCACTAAACGAGTTCTAGAAAGTCATCGCAACACTTTGCAGGCCGTTGAGCACTCTCCCTATCAACAGCAGTTATTTACCGAACAACTGGATTTTAAAACTGCAGAACAGGGGTTATTGATCGGCCACTCTTTCCACCCTGCCCCCAAAAGCCGTGAACAATTTAGTTTGAGTGATGCCAAGCTCTACTCACCTGAACTCGGTGGTCAATTCAAACTCTTCTGGCTTAGCGTCGAACAATCACTTCTCACTAGCGGTAGCTCTGCTGGCGTTGATTTCAACCAACGATTTGCAGCACTTATCGCACATGAGCCTGCATTAGTTGACGCTTTGCAGAATGCGCAGCAACAAGGTCATGGGCTGCTTCCCGTACATCCATGGCAATGGCATGTCATGGCGGAGAACCCATCGATTAAAGGCTACATCGCCACCAAGCAAATCAAGAATCTAGGCCAACTCGGTGCAACTTGGTATCCAACCTCGTCCACGCGATCACTTTACGCGCCGGGTTTGCCTTACATGCTCAAGTTCTCGCTCAGCGTCAAACTCACCAATTCCATCCGTAACCTGTCACTAAAAGAAGTGATTCGCGGAACACGACTTAATGATCTGTTCCAGCATCCACAACTGGCACAACAGCTCGGTAATGGACAAGGTTTCCAGTTGATGCAAGAACCTGCCTATATCGGGCTGAAAGATCTCAACGGCAAAATCATTGACGAGAGTCTTGTGGCATTTCGAGACAATCCATTGATGGATAATCCAGCAGAAGAAGCCGTGGTATTGGCAACGCTCACTCAACAAAACCCATATGGTGGCAGTAGCCTTGTGGCGGCACGCATTCAGCATTACGCCACCCAACATCATCTTTCGGCTAGCCAAGCAGCCAACCTGTGGTTTGATGCTTATTGCCGCCATGCTGTTGTGCCTTTGTTCCATTTGCAGGCCAATTTGGGGATTGTATTTTTAGCCCACCAGCAAAATATCGTCATGCAGTTAGAGCAAGGCTTCCCAGTGGGTATGTACTATCGCGACTGCCAAGGTACGGGCTATACCGATTTGGCGTTTAAGCTGTTTGGCGAACAACTTGGCGATCAAAAAGAAGCGCTCGAAAACTACTGGAACCAAGACAAAGTACGCCGCTACTTCGCTTACTACCTCATCATCAACTCCACCTTCAATCTGATCTCGGCCATTTGCGCCAATTTGGATGTGGAAGAGAGTGAGCTCATCGAGATTCTGTACCACAACCTCAACGCGCTGCTGCAAAGCGGGGTGAAAGATGATCTCTGCCTGCGCTATGTACTGACCAGTGAGGCGCTGTGCTGTAAAGGTAACTTTTTCTGTTACTTACAAAACTTTAATGAAAACTCCATTCCCGATCCGGCTGTGATCTATTTCGATTTACCTAACCCTCTAGCTCGTATTGAGGAAATTGCTCATGTCTAA